One stretch of Mycolicibacterium fallax DNA includes these proteins:
- a CDS encoding SLC13 family permease gives MAILAAVIVIATLAVMASGRVPPILALICGLSVAGLAGIATPGELFSGLSNGGVITVAAMLVIAKGVLHTGVISRVTYRLLNGVDSSLHALARLIPPVGFISALINTTPIVAMLIPATRELEQQSGVPARSVLLPIAHATTLAGSATLIGTSSNLLIAGLAAPAGVQLTMFSFVPIAAPVALVGWVVLLITARPMLRGAPHARDRELSWRAEIPIAPSANAVGRTAADLGVYATPEFELIGVQRWGQHAPAESVLEEDDVLVYRATEAGVRMLWASPRFGQSPQDLYMVSIATDEQATVRDLEEDEDVEVVAAETDRLLRDTPARPGEMCMVTARSAEVLNDHPLVGLWQKVAGKAPETGKTWIALSILAAVIAAGSFGLAPIELVATAGATLMVVTAVLTPRSAVRALNWNLLAIIAGSVGLGVIVVNSGLGKHISDGLLALGRGNTALEVLAIAVATTVLTNVVTNAAAAAILTPMALVVAETMSLDPVMLLTLIGTCISFTFLNPYSHQSNLMVMKPGRYTNATFFRFGLPLTTVCLATAVGVGFLALA, from the coding sequence ATGGCCATCCTCGCCGCGGTGATCGTCATCGCCACCCTCGCCGTCATGGCCAGCGGCCGGGTGCCACCGATCCTGGCGCTGATCTGCGGTCTTTCCGTCGCCGGGCTGGCCGGAATCGCCACCCCCGGGGAGCTGTTCAGCGGGCTGTCCAACGGCGGTGTGATCACGGTGGCCGCGATGCTGGTGATCGCCAAGGGCGTGCTGCACACCGGGGTCATCTCCCGGGTGACGTACCGGTTGCTCAACGGGGTGGACAGCTCACTGCACGCGCTGGCCCGGCTGATCCCGCCGGTGGGGTTCATCTCGGCGCTGATCAACACCACCCCGATCGTGGCCATGCTCATCCCGGCGACCCGCGAGCTGGAGCAGCAGTCCGGGGTGCCGGCCCGCAGCGTGCTGCTGCCGATCGCGCACGCCACCACCCTGGCCGGCTCGGCCACCCTGATCGGCACCAGCTCCAACCTGCTGATCGCCGGCCTGGCCGCCCCGGCCGGCGTCCAGCTGACGATGTTCTCCTTCGTGCCGATCGCGGCGCCGGTGGCGCTGGTGGGGTGGGTGGTGCTGCTGATCACCGCCCGGCCGATGCTGCGCGGCGCCCCCCACGCCCGCGATCGGGAGTTGTCCTGGCGCGCGGAGATCCCGATCGCGCCCAGCGCCAATGCCGTCGGCCGCACCGCCGCAGACCTCGGCGTTTACGCCACCCCGGAATTCGAGCTGATCGGGGTGCAGCGCTGGGGCCAGCACGCGCCCGCCGAATCCGTGCTGGAGGAGGACGATGTGCTGGTCTACCGGGCCACCGAGGCCGGGGTGCGGATGCTGTGGGCCAGCCCGCGGTTCGGGCAGTCCCCGCAGGACCTCTACATGGTGTCCATCGCCACCGACGAGCAGGCCACCGTTCGCGACCTGGAGGAGGATGAGGACGTCGAGGTGGTGGCCGCCGAGACCGATCGGCTGCTGCGTGACACCCCGGCCCGGCCCGGGGAAATGTGCATGGTGACCGCCCGGTCGGCCGAGGTGCTCAACGACCATCCGCTGGTCGGGCTGTGGCAGAAGGTGGCGGGCAAGGCGCCCGAGACCGGCAAGACCTGGATCGCGCTGAGCATTCTGGCGGCGGTGATCGCCGCCGGGTCGTTCGGCCTGGCCCCGATCGAGCTGGTTGCGACGGCCGGGGCCACCCTGATGGTGGTCACCGCGGTGTTGACTCCGCGCTCGGCGGTGCGCGCGCTGAACTGGAACCTGCTGGCGATCATCGCGGGTTCGGTGGGCCTGGGCGTGATCGTGGTCAACAGCGGCCTGGGCAAGCACATCTCCGACGGACTGCTCGCGCTGGGGCGGGGCAACACCGCGCTGGAGGTGCTGGCGATCGCGGTGGCCACCACGGTGCTGACCAACGTGGTCACCAACGCGGCCGCCGCGGCCATCCTCACCCCGATGGCGTTGGTGGTGGCCGAAACCATGAGCCTGGACCCGGTGATGCTGCTGACGCTGATCGGGACGTGCATCTCGTTCACCTTCCTTAACCCCTACAGTCACCAGTCCAACCTGATGGTGATGAAGCCGGGCCGCTACACCAACGCGACGTTCTTCCGGTTCGGTCTGCCGCTGACCACGGTGTGTCTGGCCACCGCCGTCGGGGTCGGTTTTCTCGCGCTGGCGTGA
- a CDS encoding cutinase family protein — protein MLSRLSLAGLIAAATVVPLSVSVAPTAVAEDCPSVELVFARGTAEPPGLGRVGDALAAALRPRVGSLGTYAVNYPASYNFLTTQNGATDAAGHVQWMADNCPNTRIVLGGFSQGASAMSMLAGVQPVGDRIGMLGSAPALAPNLANNVAAVAVFGNPSRRFGQPLSSNGQFAGRTVDLCSPGDPICSEGSDRSAHSNYEWAPYPDQAANFIAGRI, from the coding sequence ATGCTTTCGCGCCTCTCCCTGGCCGGCCTGATCGCCGCCGCCACCGTGGTTCCGTTGTCTGTCTCGGTCGCGCCGACCGCCGTCGCCGAGGACTGCCCGAGCGTGGAATTGGTGTTTGCTCGCGGCACCGCCGAACCGCCCGGCCTGGGCCGCGTCGGCGACGCCCTCGCCGCGGCGCTGCGGCCGCGGGTCGGCTCGCTGGGCACCTACGCGGTGAACTACCCGGCCAGCTACAACTTCCTGACCACCCAGAACGGCGCGACGGACGCCGCCGGGCACGTGCAGTGGATGGCCGACAACTGCCCGAACACCCGAATCGTGCTCGGTGGCTTCTCCCAGGGCGCCTCGGCGATGTCCATGTTGGCCGGGGTCCAGCCGGTCGGTGACCGCATCGGCATGTTGGGATCGGCGCCGGCACTGGCCCCCAACCTGGCCAACAACGTGGCCGCGGTCGCGGTGTTCGGCAACCCCAGCCGCCGGTTCGGCCAGCCGCTGTCGTCCAACGGGCAGTTCGCCGGGCGCACCGTCGACCTGTGCAGCCCCGGCGACCCGATCTGCTCGGAAGGCTCGGACCGCTCGGCGCACAGTAACTACGAGTGGGCCCCGTACCCGGACCAGGCCGCGAACTTCATCGCCGGCCGCATCTGA
- a CDS encoding MMPL/RND family transporter: protein MPDTAVVPSTDTSTHRGIGRFLRKYAIGVILAWLVLIGLLSTTVPQLEVVGEMRSVSMSPDDAPSMVAMKRVGQVFDEFKSDASAMIVLERDGLLGDPDHVFYDDMVARMKADTEHVEHVQDFWGDTITQAGAQSNDGQAAYVQVFLAGNMGEALANESAQAIQKLVADLPKPDGLRVYVTGSTALAADQQVAGTKSVRIIELTTFAVIISMLLWTYRAISSVLIMLSMVVMLLAAARGMVAFLGYHNLIGLSTFATQLLVTLAIAASTDYAIFLIGRYQEARSKGMDKESAYYDMFHGTAHVVLGSGMTIAGALFCLHFTNLPYFQTLGIPIAVGMAVAVLAALSLGPAIITVATRFGKLLEPRRAMRIREWRRIGTIVVRWPLPVLLTTLALSLVGLLTLPGYHTNYNDRNYLPADLPANEGFAAAERHFSPARMNPELLMIETDRDLRNPADFLVIEKVARAVFRVPGIGSVQAITRPDGKPIDFTTIPAMLSRSGVLQDLNRPYLDKSTDNMLEQAELMQGSIDTMNAMMTLMGQMMGTMSVMTTKMHTMVDDVTQLRNHLADFEDFIRPLRNYLHWEPHCFNIPVCSSIRSIFNALDKVDPMIDNISSMVVDMDRLNELMPQMLATLPAQIATMKSSKAMMLTMYQTQKGMADQGEAMQANQTAMGEAFNKANNDDSFYVPPEIFTNADFKRGMENFISPDGKSVRFIVSHDADPLTSEGIKNIDAIKHAAREAIKGTPWEGSKIFLGGTASVFKDLQEGNDYDLLIAGIAAISLIFIIMLLITRAIIASLVIVGTVLISLGSSFGLSILLWQHIIGIDLHFMVMAMAVIVLLAVGADYNLLLVARLKEELPAGINTGIIRAMGGSGSVVTSAGLVFAFTMMSMVVSSMTVVAQVGTTIGLGLLFDTLVIRAFMTPSIAALMGRWFWWPQLVRRRPLPSPWPKTPETAGAGAGPDG, encoded by the coding sequence GTGCCGGACACCGCCGTCGTGCCCAGCACCGACACCAGCACTCACCGAGGAATCGGGCGCTTCCTGCGCAAATACGCCATCGGGGTGATCCTGGCCTGGCTGGTGCTGATCGGCCTGCTCAGCACCACCGTTCCGCAGCTCGAGGTGGTCGGCGAGATGCGGTCGGTGTCGATGAGCCCGGACGACGCGCCGTCGATGGTCGCGATGAAGCGCGTCGGCCAGGTCTTCGACGAGTTCAAGTCCGACGCCTCGGCGATGATCGTGCTGGAGCGCGACGGCCTGCTCGGCGACCCCGACCACGTGTTCTACGACGACATGGTGGCCCGGATGAAGGCCGACACCGAACACGTCGAGCACGTGCAGGACTTCTGGGGCGACACCATCACCCAGGCCGGCGCGCAGAGCAACGACGGCCAGGCGGCCTACGTACAGGTGTTCCTGGCCGGCAACATGGGCGAGGCGCTGGCCAACGAGTCCGCCCAGGCCATCCAGAAGCTGGTCGCCGACCTGCCCAAGCCCGACGGGCTGCGGGTCTATGTCACCGGCAGCACGGCGCTGGCCGCCGACCAGCAGGTGGCCGGCACCAAGAGCGTGCGGATCATCGAGCTGACCACGTTCGCCGTCATCATCTCGATGCTGCTGTGGACCTACCGGGCGATCAGCAGCGTGCTGATCATGCTGTCGATGGTGGTGATGCTGCTCGCCGCCGCCCGCGGCATGGTGGCGTTCCTGGGCTATCACAACCTGATCGGGCTCTCGACGTTCGCCACCCAGTTGCTGGTGACGCTGGCCATCGCGGCGTCCACCGACTACGCCATCTTCCTGATCGGCCGCTATCAGGAGGCCCGGTCCAAGGGGATGGACAAGGAGTCGGCCTACTACGACATGTTCCACGGCACCGCGCACGTGGTGCTCGGCTCGGGCATGACCATCGCCGGTGCGCTGTTCTGCCTGCACTTCACCAACCTGCCGTACTTCCAGACCCTCGGCATCCCAATCGCGGTGGGCATGGCGGTGGCGGTGCTGGCCGCGCTGTCGCTGGGCCCGGCGATCATCACCGTCGCGACCCGGTTCGGCAAACTGCTGGAACCGCGGCGCGCGATGCGCATCCGGGAATGGCGGCGGATCGGCACCATCGTGGTGCGCTGGCCGCTGCCGGTGCTGCTGACCACCCTGGCGCTGTCGCTGGTCGGCCTGCTGACGCTGCCGGGGTATCACACCAACTACAACGACCGGAACTATCTGCCCGCGGACCTGCCGGCCAACGAGGGCTTCGCCGCCGCCGAGCGGCACTTCTCCCCCGCCCGGATGAATCCCGAGCTGCTGATGATCGAGACCGATCGCGATCTGCGCAACCCGGCGGACTTCCTGGTGATCGAGAAGGTGGCCCGCGCGGTGTTCCGGGTTCCGGGCATCGGCAGCGTGCAGGCCATCACCCGGCCCGACGGCAAGCCGATCGACTTCACCACCATTCCGGCGATGCTCAGCCGCAGCGGCGTGCTGCAGGACCTCAACCGGCCCTACCTCGACAAGAGCACCGACAACATGCTCGAGCAGGCCGAGCTGATGCAGGGCTCCATCGACACCATGAACGCGATGATGACGCTGATGGGCCAGATGATGGGCACCATGTCGGTGATGACGACCAAGATGCACACCATGGTCGACGACGTCACCCAGCTGCGCAATCACCTCGCCGATTTCGAGGACTTCATCCGGCCGCTGCGCAACTACCTGCATTGGGAGCCGCACTGTTTCAACATCCCGGTGTGCTCGTCGATCCGCAGCATCTTCAACGCCCTGGACAAGGTCGACCCGATGATCGACAACATCTCCAGCATGGTCGTCGACATGGACCGGCTCAACGAGTTGATGCCGCAGATGCTGGCCACGCTGCCCGCCCAGATCGCCACGATGAAGTCCTCCAAGGCGATGATGCTGACGATGTACCAGACCCAGAAGGGGATGGCCGATCAGGGTGAGGCCATGCAGGCCAACCAGACCGCGATGGGCGAGGCGTTCAACAAGGCCAACAACGACGACTCGTTCTACGTGCCGCCGGAGATCTTCACCAACGCCGATTTCAAACGCGGCATGGAAAATTTCATCTCGCCCGACGGTAAATCGGTGCGGTTCATCGTGTCTCACGACGCCGACCCGCTGACCTCCGAGGGCATCAAGAACATCGATGCGATCAAGCACGCCGCGAGGGAGGCGATCAAGGGCACCCCGTGGGAGGGCTCCAAGATCTTTCTCGGCGGCACCGCCTCGGTGTTCAAGGACCTTCAGGAGGGCAACGACTACGACCTGCTGATCGCGGGCATCGCGGCGATCAGCCTGATCTTCATCATCATGCTGCTGATCACCCGCGCCATCATCGCGTCACTGGTCATCGTGGGCACCGTGCTGATATCCCTCGGTTCATCGTTCGGCCTGTCAATCCTGTTGTGGCAACACATCATCGGCATCGACCTGCACTTCATGGTGATGGCGATGGCGGTGATCGTGCTGCTGGCCGTCGGCGCCGACTACAACCTGTTGCTGGTGGCGCGGCTCAAGGAAGAGCTGCCCGCCGGCATCAACACCGGCATCATCCGCGCGATGGGCGGCTCCGGTTCGGTGGTCACCTCCGCGGGACTGGTGTTCGCCTTCACCATGATGTCGATGGTGGTCAGTTCGATGACCGTGGTCGCGCAGGTGGGCACCACGATCGGGCTGGGCCTGTTGTTCGACACCCTGGTGATCCGGGCGTTCATGACGCCGTCGATCGCCGCGCTGATGGGCCGCTGGTTCTGGTGGCCGCAGCTCGTGCGACGCCGGCCGCTGCCGTCACCGTGGCCGAAGACGCCCGAGACCGCGGGCGCGGGCGCCGGCCCGGACGGTTAG
- a CDS encoding LLM class F420-dependent oxidoreductase: MRIGLGINYAGGFKEVAAEVADLERAGLDVVFVPEAYSFDAVSALGYLAAKTERVQLASGVLQLYTRTPTLTAMTAAGLDYVSDGRFILGLGASGPQVIEGFHGVPYDAPIGRTREVIEICRQVWRRERLEHRGKHYQIPLPDGQGTGLGKPLKLINEPVRERIPILLAALGPKNVALAAEIAEGWQPIFYLPEKANDVWGAALAAGRANRDPALGTLDVYAGPALAIGENVEPLREFIKPHLALYIGGMGAKGKNFYHDLATRYGYGAAADRIQQLYLAGDKDAAAKAVPDELVRDVSLIGPAGFVRDRVAAFRESGVTVLNVVPLAGSTLERARLIEALRELC, translated from the coding sequence GTGCGGATTGGCTTGGGGATCAACTACGCGGGCGGCTTCAAGGAGGTCGCGGCCGAGGTCGCCGATCTGGAACGCGCCGGCCTCGACGTGGTGTTCGTCCCCGAGGCGTACTCCTTCGACGCGGTCAGCGCGCTGGGCTATCTGGCCGCCAAGACCGAACGGGTGCAGCTGGCCTCCGGGGTGCTTCAGCTCTACACCCGCACGCCGACGCTCACCGCGATGACCGCCGCCGGCCTGGACTACGTCTCCGACGGCCGCTTCATCCTCGGCCTGGGCGCCTCGGGCCCGCAGGTCATCGAGGGCTTTCACGGCGTGCCATACGACGCGCCGATCGGGCGGACCCGCGAGGTCATCGAGATCTGCCGGCAGGTGTGGCGCCGGGAACGGCTCGAACACCGGGGCAAGCACTATCAAATTCCGCTGCCGGATGGCCAGGGCACCGGCCTGGGCAAGCCGCTGAAGCTGATCAATGAACCGGTGCGCGAACGCATTCCGATCCTGCTGGCCGCGCTCGGACCGAAGAACGTGGCGCTGGCCGCCGAGATCGCCGAGGGCTGGCAGCCGATCTTCTACCTGCCGGAGAAGGCCAACGACGTGTGGGGTGCGGCGCTGGCCGCCGGTCGGGCCAACCGCGACCCGGCGCTGGGAACGTTGGATGTCTACGCCGGGCCGGCGCTGGCGATCGGCGAAAACGTCGAGCCGCTGCGGGAATTCATCAAACCCCACCTGGCGCTCTACATCGGCGGCATGGGGGCCAAGGGCAAGAACTTCTACCACGACCTGGCCACCCGCTACGGGTACGGGGCGGCCGCCGACCGGATCCAGCAGCTCTACCTGGCCGGCGACAAGGACGCCGCCGCCAAGGCGGTGCCCGACGAGCTGGTGCGTGACGTGTCCTTGATCGGTCCGGCCGGTTTCGTCCGGGACCGCGTCGCGGCGTTCCGGGAGTCCGGGGTCACCGTCCTCAACGTGGTCCCGCTGGCCGGGAGCACGCTGGAGCGCGCCCGGCTGATCGAGGCGCTGCGCGAGCTCTGCTAA
- a CDS encoding nuclear transport factor 2 family protein — protein sequence MQRFRAAVEARDAAAMEACLADDVVFTSPVAFRPYPGKPITAAILRGVLRVFEDFRYLREINDAGGHDHALLFEATIAGKRLTGCDFLHVNADGLIDDFMVMVRPLSGATALAAAMAEQFERIQREAVEAVAREAR from the coding sequence ATGCAGCGATTCCGTGCGGCCGTCGAGGCCCGTGACGCCGCGGCGATGGAGGCCTGCCTGGCCGACGACGTGGTGTTCACCAGTCCGGTCGCGTTCCGGCCGTATCCGGGCAAGCCGATCACCGCGGCCATCCTGCGCGGCGTGCTGCGGGTCTTCGAGGACTTCCGCTACCTGCGTGAGATCAACGACGCGGGCGGCCACGATCACGCGCTGCTGTTCGAGGCGACCATCGCCGGAAAGCGGCTCACCGGCTGTGATTTTCTGCACGTCAACGCCGACGGGCTGATCGATGACTTTATGGTGATGGTGCGTCCGCTGTCGGGCGCGACCGCCCTGGCCGCCGCCATGGCCGAGCAGTTCGAGCGGATTCAGCGCGAGGCCGTCGAGGCCGTCGCGCGCGAGGCCCGATAG
- a CDS encoding PepSY-associated TM helix domain-containing protein — translation MRLHFYAGVLVGPFLLIAAVTGGLYAIAPTLEQWSYRDQLRAQTDGPALPLPDQVRAAQQVRPDLVAVAVRPAAAAGQTTRVMFADPSLGESQTLAVFVDPATARSQGTLAVYGSSGALPVRTWLDNLHRSLHLGEPGRLYSELAASWLWVVALGGLWLWVARYRRMRATGASSARLLSVQRGATGRRRTLNWHGVLGIWIAVGLVMLSATGLTWSAYAGANVDALRAALSWTTPTVSTALAGPPAAPAGAPAGHGHGPAPEPAVSVTPGAVRVAELDTVVAAARRAGIGGAVEVGMPADAQSAFTVGQIRAPWVMSNNSVAVDPATGEITDVSWFADWPLAAKLAAWGIQLHMGTLFGLPNQLALLGLAAALTAVIVAGYRMWWQRRPTRGPGAVGRPPRRGALSTLAPATAVAVLAVAAVVGWFVPLLGISLAGFVAVDVAAGVLAGRRRRPDLDSAGTGG, via the coding sequence ATGCGACTGCACTTCTACGCCGGGGTGCTGGTCGGCCCGTTCCTGCTGATCGCCGCGGTCACCGGCGGGCTTTACGCGATCGCCCCGACGCTGGAGCAGTGGAGCTACCGGGACCAGCTGCGCGCCCAGACCGACGGCCCGGCGCTGCCGCTGCCCGATCAGGTGCGGGCCGCCCAGCAGGTGCGCCCGGATCTGGTCGCGGTGGCGGTCCGCCCGGCCGCCGCGGCCGGGCAGACCACCCGGGTGATGTTCGCCGACCCCAGCCTGGGGGAGTCCCAGACCCTCGCGGTGTTCGTCGACCCGGCCACCGCGCGGTCCCAGGGCACGCTGGCGGTCTATGGCAGCAGCGGCGCGCTGCCGGTGCGGACCTGGCTGGACAATCTGCACCGCAGCCTGCACCTGGGTGAGCCCGGCCGGCTCTACAGCGAGCTGGCCGCGTCCTGGCTGTGGGTGGTGGCCCTCGGTGGGCTGTGGCTGTGGGTCGCCCGGTACCGGCGGATGCGCGCCACTGGTGCGTCCTCGGCCCGGCTGCTGTCCGTGCAGCGCGGCGCGACGGGTCGGCGCCGGACGCTGAATTGGCATGGCGTGCTGGGGATCTGGATCGCCGTCGGGCTGGTGATGCTGTCCGCGACCGGGCTGACCTGGTCGGCCTACGCCGGCGCCAACGTGGATGCGCTGCGCGCCGCGCTGTCCTGGACGACCCCGACGGTGAGCACCGCGCTGGCCGGGCCGCCGGCGGCCCCCGCCGGCGCCCCCGCCGGCCACGGCCACGGCCCCGCGCCCGAACCGGCCGTATCGGTCACGCCCGGCGCCGTCCGGGTGGCCGAGTTGGACACCGTCGTGGCGGCGGCCCGGCGCGCCGGGATCGGCGGCGCCGTGGAGGTCGGGATGCCCGCGGATGCCCAGTCGGCGTTCACCGTCGGGCAGATCCGGGCGCCCTGGGTGATGTCCAACAACTCCGTCGCGGTGGACCCGGCCACCGGTGAGATCACCGACGTGTCCTGGTTCGCCGACTGGCCGCTGGCCGCCAAGCTGGCGGCCTGGGGGATTCAACTGCACATGGGCACCCTGTTCGGGCTGCCCAATCAGCTGGCCCTGCTGGGGCTGGCGGCCGCGCTGACGGCGGTGATCGTGGCCGGGTACCGGATGTGGTGGCAGCGCCGCCCGACCCGCGGCCCGGGCGCGGTCGGCCGGCCGCCGCGGCGCGGGGCGCTGAGCACGCTGGCTCCGGCCACCGCGGTGGCGGTGCTGGCCGTCGCCGCGGTCGTCGGCTGGTTCGTCCCGTTGCTGGGGATCAGCCTGGCCGGGTTCGTGGCCGTCGACGTCGCCGCCGGGGTGCTGGCCGGTCGGCGCCGGCGACCGGATCTGGACAGTGCCGGTACCGGTGGATAG
- a CDS encoding wax ester/triacylglycerol synthase family O-acyltransferase has protein sequence MAANRPMAAIDAAMMTGDVLTNPMHVAALMIFTPPPGSDRHYVDDLYRDGLINLGGVDPRLSKRPRIGLDTLGRWVWEDVEVDLHSHVQRRVLPAGSGEPELWQLVADLHSLPLDRHRPLWMAYLIDGLDDGRYALYIKLHHTLVDGVEGMQMIADGLSPDPEARDVKPFYSAGEHAPEPARPEHGLPDPASALSAVAGAAASSIDLARNIIGGGIDYLGAAVEGISPVPMSAPFTRFNDSLGFKRAAAGGSWPLQRFRELADAARAGSGDPVTINDVLMTVVSGALRGWLLAHDELPDSSLIGICPISVRAGEGGAPDGSAGSDSGNMFGLQQCPLGTDLADPAERLTLIHRSMAWAKDQVARRGSAASMLLTAPSLAPTLLLSMLPLTVKWRTGYNLPISNVRGPREHMYYNGAHLDALYPVSTVFDGFGLNATICSYADTVSFGYVAGRSLVPDVDTLIPLTETALAELAAAIGW, from the coding sequence ATGGCGGCTAACCGCCCGATGGCCGCCATCGATGCGGCGATGATGACCGGTGATGTGCTCACCAACCCGATGCACGTCGCGGCGCTGATGATCTTCACCCCGCCGCCCGGATCCGATCGGCATTACGTCGACGACCTGTACCGCGACGGCCTGATCAACCTCGGCGGCGTCGACCCCCGGCTGAGCAAGCGCCCGCGGATCGGCCTGGACACCCTCGGCCGCTGGGTCTGGGAGGACGTCGAGGTCGACCTGCACAGCCATGTGCAGCGCCGGGTGCTGCCGGCCGGGTCCGGGGAGCCCGAGCTGTGGCAGCTGGTCGCCGACCTGCATTCGCTGCCGCTGGATCGGCACCGGCCGCTGTGGATGGCGTACCTCATCGACGGCCTGGACGACGGCAGGTACGCCCTCTACATCAAGCTGCACCACACCCTGGTCGACGGGGTGGAGGGCATGCAGATGATTGCCGACGGGCTCAGTCCGGACCCCGAGGCCCGTGACGTCAAACCCTTCTACTCGGCCGGCGAGCATGCTCCCGAGCCGGCCCGGCCCGAGCACGGCCTGCCCGACCCGGCGTCGGCGCTGTCCGCGGTCGCCGGCGCGGCCGCGTCGTCGATCGACTTGGCGCGCAACATCATCGGCGGCGGGATCGACTATCTCGGCGCCGCCGTCGAGGGCATCAGCCCGGTGCCGATGAGCGCCCCGTTCACCCGGTTCAACGATTCGCTGGGCTTCAAACGCGCGGCGGCCGGCGGCAGCTGGCCGCTGCAGCGGTTCCGCGAGCTCGCCGACGCCGCCCGCGCCGGCAGCGGCGATCCGGTGACCATCAACGACGTGCTGATGACCGTCGTCTCCGGGGCGCTGCGCGGCTGGCTGCTGGCCCACGACGAACTTCCGGACAGTTCGCTGATCGGGATCTGCCCGATCAGCGTGCGCGCCGGGGAGGGTGGCGCCCCGGACGGCAGCGCCGGATCCGACAGCGGAAACATGTTCGGGCTGCAGCAGTGCCCGCTGGGCACCGATCTGGCCGATCCGGCGGAGCGGCTGACGCTGATCCACCGGTCGATGGCGTGGGCCAAGGACCAGGTGGCGCGCCGGGGGTCGGCGGCCTCGATGTTGCTGACGGCGCCGAGCCTGGCGCCGACGCTGCTGCTGTCGATGCTTCCGCTGACGGTGAAGTGGCGCACCGGCTACAACCTGCCGATCTCCAACGTCCGCGGCCCGCGCGAGCACATGTACTACAACGGGGCGCACCTGGACGCGCTGTACCCGGTCTCCACGGTGTTCGACGGCTTCGGCCTCAACGCCACGATCTGCTCCTACGCCGACACCGTCTCGTTCGGCTACGTTGCGGGCCGCAGCCTGGTGCCCGACGTGGACACGCTGATCCCGCTGACCGAGACCGCGCTGGCCGAGCTGGCAGCCGCGATCGGCTGGTGA
- a CDS encoding alpha/beta hydrolase family protein, translating into MGPVTRTGRFYAGAWRHYLGSGESELPVARPTVALLSQALRDEIVLTGLRTQRPLSRPRAFQRIDAEVHAALDFYGAKGWLDNPEGFFAAPPQLSDIEFHKVKGRGRSYQRFVFDSGYQLEPGAPGAERWESYTSNAKVYGLLLRHDEPRPWLVCVHGAEMGRAGIDLALFRARHLHEDFGLNVILPVNPLHGPRAKDLPKGKAIPGEEVLDDIHFAGQAVWDVRRLLSWIRSQEPAAPIGLNAISLGGYVSSLVASVDPRLTCAILGVPVADLVGLLGRHAGFRPDDPRSKTLEAARPLAAMVSPLSMQPKVPMAGRFIYGGVADRVVHPRDQVVRLWEHWGKPEIVWYRGGHTGFFTARPVQKFVDAALVQSGLVGKR; encoded by the coding sequence CTGGGCCCGGTGACCCGGACCGGACGGTTCTACGCGGGGGCCTGGCGGCACTACCTCGGCAGTGGCGAAAGCGAGCTGCCCGTCGCACGGCCGACCGTCGCGCTGCTCAGCCAGGCGCTGCGCGACGAGATCGTGCTGACCGGGCTGCGGACCCAGCGGCCGCTGAGTCGGCCCCGGGCCTTCCAGCGGATCGACGCCGAGGTGCACGCCGCGCTGGACTTCTACGGGGCCAAGGGCTGGCTGGACAACCCGGAGGGCTTCTTCGCCGCACCGCCGCAGCTCAGCGACATCGAATTCCACAAGGTCAAGGGCCGGGGACGCTCCTACCAGCGCTTCGTCTTCGACAGCGGCTACCAGCTGGAGCCGGGGGCACCCGGCGCCGAGCGCTGGGAGTCCTACACCTCCAACGCCAAGGTGTACGGACTGCTGCTGCGCCACGACGAGCCGCGGCCCTGGCTGGTCTGCGTGCACGGCGCCGAAATGGGCCGGGCCGGCATCGACCTGGCGCTGTTCCGGGCCCGGCACCTGCACGAGGACTTCGGTCTCAACGTCATTCTGCCGGTCAACCCGCTGCACGGACCGCGGGCCAAGGACCTGCCCAAGGGTAAGGCCATCCCCGGTGAGGAGGTCCTCGACGACATCCACTTCGCCGGCCAGGCCGTCTGGGACGTCCGCCGGCTGCTGTCCTGGATTCGCAGCCAGGAACCGGCCGCCCCGATCGGCCTGAACGCCATCTCGCTGGGCGGCTACGTGTCCTCGCTGGTCGCCAGCGTTGATCCGCGGCTGACCTGCGCGATCCTGGGTGTTCCGGTGGCCGACCTGGTCGGCCTGCTGGGCCGGCACGCCGGCTTCCGCCCCGACGACCCGCGCAGCAAGACCCTCGAGGCCGCCCGCCCGCTGGCCGCGATGGTCTCGCCGCTGTCGATGCAGCCCAAGGTGCCGATGGCCGGGCGGTTCATCTACGGCGGCGTCGCCGATCGCGTGGTGCACCCGCGCGACCAGGTGGTCCGGCTCTGGGAGCACTGGGGCAAACCCGAAATCGTCTGGTACCGCGGCGGCCACACCGGGTTCTTCACCGCCCGCCCGGTGCAGAAGTTCGTCGATGCCGCGCTTGTGCAGTCCGGGCTGGTCGGAAAGCGCTAG
- a CDS encoding cold-shock protein, whose translation MAQGTVKWFNGEKGFGFIAPDGGAADVFVHYSEIQGSGFRSLEENARVQFEVEQGAKGPQAVGVSVI comes from the coding sequence ATGGCACAGGGCACTGTGAAATGGTTCAACGGCGAAAAGGGCTTCGGCTTCATCGCCCCGGATGGCGGCGCGGCTGACGTCTTCGTCCACTACTCCGAGATCCAGGGCAGCGGATTCCGCTCGCTCGAGGAGAACGCTCGGGTTCAGTTCGAGGTCGAGCAGGGCGCCAAGGGCCCGCAGGCCGTCGGCGTTTCGGTCATCTGA